CCGGTGGCAACCCCGCCGGGGTCTGGAACGGGCCGGCCCTGCCGCCCGTGGAGGCGATGCAACAGCTCGCCGCCGAGTTGGGCTACTCGGAAACCGCTTTCCTGGCGCCGCTGGTTGGAGACGAGCGCACGATCCGCTACTTCAGCCCCAGCTGCGAAGTGCCCTTCTGCGGCCACGCCACCATCGCCAGTGGCGTCGTGCTGGGAACGTCGAGCGGCATGGGCACCTACCGGCTGCAGACCCCCGTGGGGCTGGTGCCCGTGAGCGTGCGCCTGGAGAACGGCCGCCCCGTGGCCGCCCTCACCTCCGTCGAGCCCCGCCAGGAGCCCGCCAGCACCGAGCTGGTGGCGGCGGTGCTGGCCTGCCTGGGCTGGGGCGCCGGCGAGCTCGACCCCGAGCTGCCGCCCCTGAAGGCGTTCGCCGGCTCCTGGCACCTGGTGCTGGCGGCCCGCCATGCCGGGCGACTGGCGCGGCTCGACTACCCCTTTGAGGTGCTGCGGGAGCTGATGCTGGCCGAGGGGCTGCTCACCCTGCAGCTGATCTGGCGCGCCCAGCCGGCCCTGTTCCAGGCCCGCAACCCCGCCCCCAGCTGCGGCCTACGCGAGGACCCCGCCACCGGATCGGCCGCCGCCGCCCTCGGCGGCTACCTGCGCGCCCTGGCTCAGGTGCCCCCCGGCGGGCGGATCACGGTGCTGCAGGGGGAAGCGATGGGGCGCCCCAGCCGTCTGGAGGTGACCATTCCGGCGACGGGCGGCATCGTGGTGAGCGGCACCGCCGTGGCGCTGACCACGCCTTAGATGGGCTCCAGGTCTCCTGGACGGGGTCTTTAGCCTGGGCCCGACCCAGCGGAACGGCCATGACCGGTGACAGCCCGAGCCGGAACTGGTGGCAGCGCAACTGGCCCTGGGTGGTGCCCCTGGGCTGCGCCGGCAGCCTGGGGTCGGTGCTGGGCTTCATCGCCCTGCTGGTCTTCGGCGTGTTCGGCCTGATGAAGTCTTCCGCTCCCTACAAGGAAGCCCTGGGGCGGGCCCAGGCCGATCCGCTGGTGCGCAGCCGCCTGGGGTCACCCCTCCAAGGCGGCCTGTTCCTCTCCGGCCAGGTGAGCACGAACGGCGCCGGCGGCAGCGCCAACCTGGCGATCCCGATCAGCGGCCCGAAGGGCTCGGGCACGCTGGTGGTGCAGGCGCGCAAAGCCCGAGGGGAGTGGACCTACTCCACCTTGGAAGTGCAGCCCGACGGTCCCGGCGCCCCCATCAAGTTGATCGGGGATGCGCTCTGACCCTCGCCGTTTCAGGGGCCGAAGGCCATGCTCCGGCGCTTGATCGATGGCCCACTGGATCGTCCGCTCGTGGATCAAACCCCGACGCTTTCGGCAACAGGTGATGGCTCCTCCATGGAGAGCTGAATGCCATCGCCGCCCTGATCGGTTTTGTTGAGATCAG
This sequence is a window from Cyanobium sp. ATX 6F1. Protein-coding genes within it:
- a CDS encoding PhzF family phenazine biosynthesis protein, with the translated sequence MKPDAHPAIDAGTLHRLTAFSDDPAGGNPAGVWNGPALPPVEAMQQLAAELGYSETAFLAPLVGDERTIRYFSPSCEVPFCGHATIASGVVLGTSSGMGTYRLQTPVGLVPVSVRLENGRPVAALTSVEPRQEPASTELVAAVLACLGWGAGELDPELPPLKAFAGSWHLVLAARHAGRLARLDYPFEVLRELMLAEGLLTLQLIWRAQPALFQARNPAPSCGLREDPATGSAAAALGGYLRALAQVPPGGRITVLQGEAMGRPSRLEVTIPATGGIVVSGTAVALTTP
- a CDS encoding cytochrome c oxidase assembly factor Coa1 family protein, yielding MTGDSPSRNWWQRNWPWVVPLGCAGSLGSVLGFIALLVFGVFGLMKSSAPYKEALGRAQADPLVRSRLGSPLQGGLFLSGQVSTNGAGGSANLAIPISGPKGSGTLVVQARKARGEWTYSTLEVQPDGPGAPIKLIGDAL